The sequence below is a genomic window from Deltaproteobacteria bacterium.
GAAAAAGTGAACAACCGGCCACCGGGCGCGAGCAGGCGGAACGCGCACAGATTGATGTCCTTGTAGCCACGCGCGGCCCGGTTCAGGCTGGCCTTGGAATCCACGAACTTGGGAGGATCGAGCACGATGAGATCAAATTGCCGGTTTTCCTTGCGCCAGCCCCGCAAAATCTGGAAAGCATCACCGCAAACCGTTGTCATGCGCTCCGGCGCGAAGGCGTTCAGCTCGCGGTTGCGTTCGGCCAGGGCCAGAGCCGGAGCCGAGGCGTCGAGCTGGGTGACATGGCCAGCGCCGCCCTGCAACGCGGCCAGACCAAAGCCGCCGGTGTAGCAGAAACAGTTCAACACCCGGGGACGGTCCATGGTCCGCGTGGCCAGGGCCACGGCCTGACGGCTGTCGCGCTGGTCCAGGTAGAAGCCGGTCTTGTGCCCGGAGCGGACATCGACCAGATAGTCCACCCCGTTCTCGCGGATGGCGATCTGATCCGGAACGGCCCCGTGCACGGCCTCGATCCGTTCGTCCAGGCCTTCCTTGGCCCGCACGTCCACGTCTGAACGTTCGAGGATGACGTCGTCAGGAAAAAGGCCGCGCAGGGCGTCGATAATGGCGTCGCGCCAAAACTCGCAGCCAGCCGTGACAATCTGGAACACAAGGACGTTGGCGTAACGATCAACAATGAGGCCGGGCAGGCCGTCGGATTCGGAATGGACCAAACGCACGCCCGTGCAGTCGGCGGAAATAAGGGCGGTCCGCCGCTGGCGGGCCTGGTCAATACGATGCCGGAAAAAAGCCGCGTCCACGGTCTCGTCCGGATCAAAAGTCCAGACCCGGCCCTGGATCTGGGATTTGGGCGAAAAGGCGGCCCTGGCCAACCAGTTTCCGCTGGCGGACAGCACCTCCACGGTCTGGCCCGACCTGGGGCGACCCTTGACAGTAGCCACGGCCCCGGAAAAGATCCACGGATGACGCCGGAGCAACGATTTTTCCCGACCAGCGGAAATGACAAGTTGAATATCCACGATGATGTCCTCGAAGGCCAGGACGCGGCCTGGCTGGTTGATACGTGCCCGGACGCACGCCCGAACACGCGGCCAAATACGGCGCTGGCCGGAGAAATAGGAAAAGCGGCCGGCTCCGTCCACGGGAAAAAACCACGC
It includes:
- a CDS encoding methyltransferase domain-containing protein, coding for MRDQGAGQGQQGGQDTAWFFPVDGAGRFSYFSGQRRIWPRVRACVRARINQPGRVLAFEDIIVDIQLVISAGREKSLLRRHPWIFSGAVATVKGRPRSGQTVEVLSASGNWLARAAFSPKSQIQGRVWTFDPDETVDAAFFRHRIDQARQRRTALISADCTGVRLVHSESDGLPGLIVDRYANVLVFQIVTAGCEFWRDAIIDALRGLFPDDVILERSDVDVRAKEGLDERIEAVHGAVPDQIAIRENGVDYLVDVRSGHKTGFYLDQRDSRQAVALATRTMDRPRVLNCFCYTGGFGLAALQGGAGHVTQLDASAPALALAERNRELNAFAPERMTTVCGDAFQILRGWRKENRQFDLIVLDPPKFVDSKASLNRAARGYKDINLCAFRLLAPGGRLFTFSCSGLMEDALFQKIVADAALDAGRTGRIVRRLTQAPDHPVALAFPEGAYLKGLEVVVE